A window of Methanomassiliicoccus luminyensis B10 contains these coding sequences:
- the truA gene encoding tRNA pseudouridine(38-40) synthase TruA, which translates to MVWRAAVKLAYDGRAFMGSQRQPGERTVESETIGALVKIGAIGSVQGSRFKFASRTDRGVSALGNVTAFDTSFSKKALLRALNSAVEDAYFYAVAEVPENFTPRRAKGRWYRYLLPYGEQDLEAMRRCAELFEGKHDLKRFCKPDGRSTVKIMESIEVFEVGDLIVIDLRSREFLRNQVRRMVAAMDAVARGKAPPEDVKAALDGKDLSFGLAPAEGLTLMDIEYGFEMVPECPPTMLRRAERYRQDAFSRLAFIDSLLSRCPGR; encoded by the coding sequence GTGGTCTGGCGCGCAGCGGTAAAGCTCGCCTACGACGGCAGGGCGTTCATGGGTTCCCAGCGCCAGCCCGGGGAGCGCACGGTCGAATCGGAAACTATCGGCGCCCTGGTGAAGATAGGGGCCATCGGGTCGGTGCAGGGGTCCCGCTTCAAGTTCGCCAGCCGCACCGACCGGGGGGTGAGCGCCCTGGGCAATGTGACCGCCTTCGACACCTCGTTCTCGAAGAAGGCGCTGCTGCGCGCGCTGAACTCCGCCGTCGAGGACGCCTATTTCTACGCCGTGGCCGAGGTGCCGGAGAACTTCACCCCCCGTCGGGCCAAGGGGCGGTGGTACCGCTACCTGCTGCCGTATGGAGAGCAGGACCTCGAGGCCATGAGGCGGTGCGCCGAGCTGTTCGAGGGGAAGCACGACCTCAAGCGCTTCTGCAAGCCGGACGGCCGCTCCACCGTAAAGATCATGGAGAGCATCGAGGTCTTTGAGGTGGGCGACCTCATCGTGATCGACCTGCGCTCCCGCGAGTTCCTGAGGAACCAGGTGCGCAGGATGGTGGCGGCCATGGACGCGGTGGCGCGGGGGAAAGCGCCCCCCGAGGACGTCAAAGCCGCCCTGGACGGCAAGGACCTGTCCTTTGGCCTCGCCCCGGCGGAAGGGCTCACTCTCATGGACATAGAGTACGGGTTCGAGATGGTCCCGGAATGCCCGCCCACCATGCTCCGGCGGGCGGAGAGGTACCGGCAGGACGCCTTCTCCCGCCTGGCCTTCATCGACTCCCTGCTCTCCCGGTGCCCAGGCAGGTGA
- a CDS encoding adenylate kinase family protein: MIASITGTPGTGKSSAGKILASRGHRIIELGDFVKEKGLYDSYDEERGSYNVDPEVLDAALRKCLAGDPVLLIGHLSHLVTTDLIVVLRCRPSVLARRLESRGWGPEKVRENVEAEALDVILVESVESSSDVAEIDTTELTPEEVADAVERVLAGEKEKYGVGNVDWSGEVLDWF, from the coding sequence GTGATAGCCTCCATCACCGGCACGCCGGGAACGGGAAAAAGCAGCGCCGGGAAAATATTGGCATCGCGCGGCCACCGCATCATCGAGCTCGGTGATTTCGTCAAGGAGAAGGGGCTCTACGACTCCTATGACGAGGAGCGGGGGAGCTATAATGTCGACCCCGAGGTGCTGGACGCGGCGCTGCGGAAGTGCCTGGCAGGCGACCCGGTCCTCCTGATCGGGCACCTGTCCCACCTGGTGACCACGGACCTCATCGTGGTCCTGCGCTGCCGCCCCTCGGTCCTGGCCAGGCGCCTGGAGTCCCGCGGATGGGGCCCCGAGAAGGTGCGGGAGAACGTGGAGGCGGAGGCCTTGGACGTCATATTGGTGGAATCGGTGGAATCATCCTCCGATGTCGCCGAGATCGACACCACCGAACTGACCCCAGAGGAGGTCGCTGACGCCGTCGAGCGGGTGCTGGCAGGAGAAAAGGAGAAGTACGGGGTGGGGAATGTGGACTGGAGCGGGGAGGTGTTGGATTGGTTCTAG